The Nocardia arthritidis genome has a window encoding:
- a CDS encoding FAD-dependent monooxygenase gives MDVIVVGAGPVGMLLAAELKLAGADPLVIEKHDGPSGQPRARGIGPLATEALVRRGLGAELAEHDEKGRADKLRDHGSAKGHFASIFKIDQDAQEEPDRRFTLIWQAELEKVLLRYARGLGVEIRYGTELTELHQDADGVTANELRADYLVGCDGGRSTVRRLAGFEFPGTPPLMTVRRVVAQVTGELPQPGRLDNGTFYYSGGTVATFDFDDHDRHDGPITAEEMQASIKRVTGADVTVMNVGDGLRFTDQARQVTDYRRGRVFLAGDAAHVHSPSGGQGLNLGLMDAVNLGWKLANGRDGLLDTYHLERHPVGAAVLHNTRAQSALLRPGPHTDALRDIISDLMDIPAVVRYFGRMTSGLDTRHDLPYPIDHPLAGTYCPDLHLTYADGRRGRLSDLTRTGGLVQIGPPDIVSTGRGDLAAALIRPDGVVAWAVAPGGSYETLAAARSTWE, from the coding sequence ATGGATGTCATTGTTGTGGGAGCGGGTCCGGTCGGAATGCTCCTCGCCGCCGAACTGAAGCTGGCGGGCGCCGATCCGCTGGTGATCGAAAAACATGACGGCCCTTCGGGTCAGCCGCGCGCCAGGGGTATTGGTCCGCTGGCGACCGAGGCGCTGGTGCGCCGCGGCCTCGGCGCCGAACTGGCCGAACATGACGAGAAAGGACGCGCGGACAAGCTTCGCGATCACGGCAGCGCGAAGGGCCACTTCGCCTCGATCTTCAAGATCGACCAGGACGCCCAGGAAGAACCCGACCGCCGCTTCACGCTGATCTGGCAGGCGGAACTGGAGAAAGTCCTCCTTCGGTACGCACGCGGCCTCGGCGTCGAAATCCGTTACGGCACAGAGCTGACCGAACTGCACCAGGATGCCGACGGCGTCACCGCCAACGAGCTTCGCGCGGACTATCTCGTGGGCTGCGACGGCGGCCGCAGCACGGTCCGCAGGCTCGCCGGCTTCGAATTCCCTGGCACACCACCGCTGATGACCGTGCGCCGGGTCGTCGCCCAGGTCACCGGCGAGCTACCGCAACCAGGGCGACTCGACAACGGCACGTTCTACTACAGCGGCGGTACGGTCGCCACCTTCGATTTCGACGATCACGACCGCCATGACGGCCCGATCACGGCCGAAGAGATGCAAGCCAGCATCAAACGGGTGACGGGCGCCGATGTGACGGTGATGAACGTGGGTGATGGGCTACGGTTCACCGACCAAGCGCGCCAGGTCACCGATTACCGTCGCGGCCGCGTATTCCTGGCCGGCGACGCCGCGCATGTCCACTCGCCGAGTGGTGGTCAGGGCCTGAATCTCGGCCTGATGGATGCGGTGAACCTCGGTTGGAAACTTGCCAACGGCCGGGACGGCCTACTCGACACATATCACCTCGAGCGCCACCCCGTCGGCGCCGCGGTCCTGCACAACACCCGCGCGCAATCCGCACTGCTGCGACCCGGCCCGCACACCGACGCGCTGCGCGACATCATCTCCGACCTCATGGACATTCCAGCGGTCGTGCGGTACTTCGGCCGAATGACATCCGGCCTCGATACCCGCCATGACCTGCCGTATCCCATCGACCACCCGCTGGCCGGGACATACTGTCCCGACCTGCATCTCACCTACGCCGACGGCAGGCGTGGCAGGTTATCCGATCTGACCCGCACCGGCGGACTGGTGCAGATCGGTCCGCCGGACATCGTCTCGACCGGCCGCGGGGATCTGGCCGCCGCGCTGATCCGCCCCGACGGCGTCGTCGCCTGGGCAGTCGCACCGGGCGGCTCGTACGAGACGTTGGCCGCCGCGCGCAGCACTTGGGAATGA
- a CDS encoding MFS transporter: MRWGATNVLRDRNARLYLGGVIVSGFGDTAMMLAAGIWVKTLTGSNSLAALVGFCVWAPTIAGPVLGIVADRVPRRRLLVGTNLALAVVMTALLTVRTSGHVWLLFAVLLVVGIGMVITDAAETALVATAIAPELRGDFNGLVRTAIESMKLVAPLAGAALFTTIGGPAVALVDAVTFMMAAAAFRLLRVPRHNPTVRTRRWRTSESAGIRLRDRRVRPRTRTRWTADTADGIRYLWRQPESRAIVVSAGFAIMLASLSSTATYAMLDSGLHQSPAFAGVLMPVQGMGSIVSGLAAGALMRRTSERSFATAGLVVFALGVLARATPWLPVVLGGSLLIGLGLPCPLVAAMTVIQQRTPHALLGRVGATANTIMFAPNGFALLGGSALVAVLDYRMQTITAGLLALTIATLLARTTTRRNTTTAAISTSDIDVV, translated from the coding sequence ATGCGTTGGGGCGCAACGAATGTCCTGCGAGACCGCAATGCGCGATTGTATCTGGGTGGGGTGATCGTCTCCGGATTCGGCGACACGGCGATGATGCTGGCCGCCGGAATCTGGGTGAAGACGCTCACCGGTTCCAACAGCCTTGCCGCACTGGTCGGGTTCTGTGTCTGGGCGCCGACCATCGCCGGGCCCGTGCTCGGCATCGTGGCCGACCGGGTGCCGCGTCGCCGGCTGCTGGTCGGCACCAACCTGGCACTCGCCGTGGTCATGACCGCACTGCTGACAGTGCGCACATCTGGACACGTGTGGCTGCTGTTCGCCGTGCTGCTGGTGGTCGGTATCGGCATGGTGATCACCGATGCGGCCGAGACGGCATTGGTGGCCACCGCGATCGCTCCGGAACTGCGCGGCGACTTCAACGGTCTGGTGCGCACGGCCATCGAAAGTATGAAACTGGTTGCGCCCCTTGCCGGAGCGGCGCTGTTCACCACGATCGGCGGGCCTGCGGTGGCACTGGTGGACGCGGTCACCTTCATGATGGCCGCGGCGGCGTTCCGGCTGCTGCGCGTCCCACGGCACAACCCGACCGTGCGCACCCGACGGTGGCGGACATCCGAAAGCGCGGGCATCCGGCTGCGGGACCGACGCGTCAGGCCGCGCACGCGGACCCGGTGGACGGCCGATACCGCCGACGGGATTCGCTATCTGTGGCGGCAACCCGAGTCGCGGGCGATCGTCGTCTCGGCGGGGTTCGCGATTATGCTGGCCAGCCTCAGCAGTACCGCCACCTACGCGATGCTGGACTCGGGGCTGCACCAGTCTCCGGCATTCGCCGGAGTCCTGATGCCGGTGCAGGGGATGGGTTCGATCGTCAGCGGACTGGCGGCCGGTGCGCTGATGCGCCGGACGTCCGAGCGCAGCTTCGCAACGGCCGGGCTTGTCGTATTCGCCCTCGGTGTTCTCGCGCGGGCCACGCCGTGGCTGCCGGTCGTGCTCGGCGGCAGTCTGCTGATCGGGCTGGGCCTGCCGTGCCCACTGGTCGCGGCTATGACCGTCATCCAACAGCGCACCCCGCACGCCCTGCTCGGACGCGTGGGCGCGACAGCAAACACGATCATGTTCGCCCCCAACGGCTTTGCGCTGCTTGGCGGTTCGGCGCTGGTAGCCGTGCTCGACTACCGAATGCAGACGATCACCGCAGGACTGCTCGCCCTGACCATCGCGACCCTCTTGGCCCGGACCACAACACGTCGAAACACCACGACGGCAGCAATATCCACCTCAGACATCGATGTGGTCTGA
- a CDS encoding EamA family transporter, with product MGELMALSAAGCFGITHFVSGLAARRAPGMVVSLYAQLGGTAIAIIAALLWQHGPATISAVGWGALSGAGTGVGVAFLYRAMSSGAFSVVVPISDVGAVAIPVLIGLTVLGEHPGWTGLLGIVVALPAIWLISAGPATTGHVTGPSAVRDSLIAGVGFAVQFLGMTRIPLSAGLWPVVVSRVVSVLVIMSLVLATVSNRRMPAGWGCAAAGAGAIGSVAIILYWIATHQQLMAVATVLAALYPAIPVLLALIFLRERVNRRQTAGLLGAATAIALLALP from the coding sequence ATGGGTGAGCTGATGGCGCTGTCGGCGGCCGGGTGCTTCGGCATCACCCATTTCGTCAGCGGGCTGGCCGCGCGCCGCGCGCCGGGGATGGTGGTGTCGCTGTATGCCCAGTTGGGCGGCACCGCGATCGCCATCATCGCCGCCCTGCTGTGGCAGCACGGCCCGGCGACGATATCCGCCGTCGGCTGGGGAGCGCTGTCCGGCGCCGGAACGGGAGTCGGGGTGGCGTTCCTCTATCGTGCGATGAGTTCGGGCGCGTTCAGCGTGGTGGTGCCGATCAGCGATGTCGGCGCCGTCGCGATCCCCGTCCTGATCGGGCTGACCGTACTCGGCGAACACCCGGGCTGGACCGGACTGCTCGGCATTGTCGTTGCGCTGCCTGCGATTTGGCTGATCTCCGCCGGACCGGCCACAACCGGACACGTCACCGGGCCATCGGCGGTGCGCGACTCACTGATCGCCGGTGTGGGATTCGCCGTCCAATTCCTCGGCATGACACGAATTCCGTTGTCGGCCGGGCTCTGGCCCGTCGTGGTGAGCCGCGTGGTTTCGGTGCTGGTGATCATGAGCTTGGTCCTGGCCACCGTCAGCAATAGACGAATGCCCGCAGGCTGGGGATGCGCGGCCGCCGGCGCCGGAGCGATCGGCAGCGTCGCGATAATCCTGTATTGGATTGCCACACACCAACAATTGATGGCCGTCGCCACCGTCTTGGCCGCCCTATACCCGGCCATCCCAGTGCTGCTGGCGCTGATCTTCCTGCGCGAGCGCGTCAACCGACGCCAGACCGCAGGCCTCCTCGGCGCCGCCACCGCCATCGCACTACTGGCCTTGCCGTGA